In Brevibacillus brevis NBRC 100599, a single genomic region encodes these proteins:
- a CDS encoding class I SAM-dependent methyltransferase, producing MHDSCPLCNSAQVALFHQYATFSLLTCKDCDLVFQPHLDQVNVTQLVADIYDASWVSMRDQYAKNTFTEHAIFHTLLLDMWFSEKGKLLEIGPGTGELLFLAREAGWEVVGVEPSHQSCAYAQDRYGLQLVHSLWNSSVLAPEHLGTFDAIVFCHVFEHISHPKQYLEELKGFLKPGGKIIFSVPNKNSFTNKLFGVYSPLYTENDHLFHYSRDNLISLLHQGGWEILSIFSREETNRLENHLRKTTQTPLPIQDIMQLAVNLQSTFQGHEIFCIATRQAQEVQHVDDQNQTNSFHDCEK from the coding sequence ATGCATGACTCATGTCCTTTGTGCAACAGCGCTCAGGTTGCGCTTTTCCACCAGTACGCTACCTTCTCGCTCCTAACGTGCAAAGATTGTGATCTCGTTTTTCAACCTCACCTCGATCAAGTCAACGTGACACAGCTGGTTGCAGACATTTATGACGCGAGTTGGGTCTCCATGCGGGATCAATACGCCAAAAATACATTTACGGAACACGCGATCTTCCATACATTGCTGCTCGATATGTGGTTTTCGGAAAAAGGGAAGCTGCTCGAAATTGGTCCAGGAACAGGAGAGTTGTTATTCCTAGCTCGTGAGGCTGGGTGGGAGGTTGTTGGGGTAGAGCCGTCACATCAATCATGCGCATACGCCCAAGATCGGTATGGGTTACAACTGGTTCATTCGTTATGGAACTCCTCTGTTCTCGCCCCCGAACACCTTGGTACGTTTGATGCCATCGTTTTTTGTCACGTCTTTGAGCATATTTCGCATCCGAAGCAATACCTTGAAGAATTGAAGGGGTTTCTTAAACCAGGAGGAAAGATCATTTTTAGCGTGCCGAACAAAAACTCGTTTACCAATAAACTGTTTGGGGTGTATTCTCCGCTGTATACCGAAAATGACCACCTCTTTCATTACTCGCGTGACAATCTGATCTCACTGCTTCATCAAGGCGGTTGGGAGATTCTCTCCATCTTTTCTCGGGAAGAAACAAATCGCTTGGAAAACCATTTGCGCAAGACCACGCAAACACCTTTACCGATCCAGGACATCATGCAGCTAGCCGTGAACCTACAGTCGACCTTCCAAGGCCATGAAATCTTCTGCATTGCAACACGACAAGCGCAGGAGGTGCAGCACGTAGATGACCAGAACCAAACTAACTCTTTCCATGATTGTGAAAAATGA
- a CDS encoding glycosyltransferase family 2 protein encodes MTRTKLTLSMIVKNESNRYLRRALEAHKDFIDAAVIIDDGSIDHTADLCREVLKGVPLHLVQNATSQFSNEVALRKQQWQETIQTDPGWILNLDADELMDSSFPSKVSEILEQQTYEAIYFRLYDMWSDTHYREDVYWKAHHYYRPFMVKYRPDFPYIWRETPQHCGRFPLSINQFSYLCHPSRVKHFGWARLEDRQSKYNRYQLLDPDAKYGWKEQYESILDQHPNLLEWVE; translated from the coding sequence ATGACCAGAACCAAACTAACTCTTTCCATGATTGTGAAAAATGAAAGCAATCGCTATTTAAGACGAGCGCTGGAAGCACATAAAGACTTTATTGATGCAGCCGTCATCATCGACGATGGCAGTATCGATCATACCGCAGATCTCTGTAGAGAGGTACTCAAGGGCGTTCCTCTTCATCTGGTTCAAAACGCTACCTCTCAGTTTTCCAACGAGGTGGCCTTGCGCAAACAACAATGGCAAGAAACGATCCAGACTGATCCAGGATGGATTTTGAATCTGGACGCCGATGAACTCATGGATAGCTCCTTCCCCTCGAAAGTCTCCGAGATTTTGGAACAGCAGACATATGAGGCGATCTACTTTCGTTTGTACGATATGTGGAGTGACACGCATTATCGCGAGGATGTGTATTGGAAAGCCCATCATTACTATCGTCCCTTTATGGTCAAGTACCGCCCTGACTTCCCCTATATATGGAGGGAAACCCCTCAGCATTGCGGCAGATTTCCTCTCTCGATCAACCAGTTCTCTTACCTGTGCCATCCATCCCGCGTGAAGCATTTTGGCTGGGCCCGACTCGAAGACAGACAAAGCAAATACAACCGTTATCAGCTCCTCGACCCCGATGCCAAATATGGCTGGAAGGAACAGTATGAATCCATCTTGGATCAACATCCCAATCTGTTGGAATGGGTGGAATGA